A segment of the Cololabis saira isolate AMF1-May2022 chromosome 3, fColSai1.1, whole genome shotgun sequence genome:
AAGAAGTGATGCGTGTCCaaacgattttccgcaggtgttgcacaggtatggcttttcgccagtgtgggtcctcgagtgaccCACCAGGTGGGAACgttgcctgtaactttttccacatgttttgcagatgtagggattctcgcccgtgtgcgtgtatatgtgccgtttaagatttGATAATGTAGTAAAGGTTTtgtcgcaggtgttgcacaggtacggcctttcgccagtgtgtatcttcatgtgatccattaaattacaacttttactGAAATCTTCCCTGCAAGTGCTGAAAGAAAacgccttcttccccgtgtgggtcctgtccagatttgatttacagttgctgtctgacgggacagcagcatcttcgtggtcaccgtgtcgtctcattggctccggatctgcagttttactggagtctgagcgtaaactttcagtcccttcctcatctttgttttgagcttcaggagaagtgtgcaacagcagctggccacagtttggtcctggttcaccattttcaactttcacatcagcgacattgaccaatgagacatccacctctacgtccttgcgtttcatctcctgaccgctggagtcttcctccagttctgtagtctgtggatgccctggttccccctggtccgggctgcagctcctctccaggttatccaggtgctggtcactgaaaaccccatcctcctccaccttacaaacattttcttgtgggagttctggaattacaaaaagggacaaaaagataggattttaacaagtcaaaagtgcttcccagtgttgattgtttggttgtatttgtgaggtttaaactttgtcctgaaccttcggtcttccccttcatctatgttgtatatatttgaaaacaagtgcattactctgtgtgaccattaggcggcactgtgactgtactcttgtgttactgcgttggtatcgagacagttgaagaataaagttgttgttctagaaatggcttcttccgtGTCATATATAACGATCTAAATACAAGTACTGCATATGAACACCTATATGAACATCCTCCAACCGTcgtgttttttgccagtgtcatctcacatcttacaAGTTCTAGTTCTAAGGTATAGAgtgtataacaaaataaatgttgacCGGTTTGAGATGCAGGTTGATGACATCCTATGGGATGATGGATACAcccatgatgatgttgaacaagCATATCAGTCATTTTTCAAGTCTTTCAACTCTGTATTCAACAGGTGCTTTCCTCTTGTCAGCAAAAAAGCAAACCAGGTCTCTGCATTTAGAAAACCCTGGTTTACACCAGATCTCCACAAGTCTTTGAAAGCTAAGAATAGATTGTATAAGAAATTCATCAGTAATCCATCCCCAATTAATAAAGCAAATTATAAGACATTTCGTAACAATTATAATCATCTTGTTAGAATTGCCAAGAAAAAGTACTTTTCCGACAAATTCAATGAGGcttctaataacataaaaactaCCTGGGGAGTCATTAACCAGCTTCTAAATATGAATAATTCTACAGCCAATCTTGTACAATCGAGTCTACTCTGACCCATCTGACATTGCATATgtttttaacaattattttgttaatattggtacagttctttcagaaagGATAACTCCTATAGCCGGGTCTCCATCTGAGTTTCTGACAGGTTCCCATCCTTCTATTCAGAGCTTCAAGCCTCCTACAGAGAAGGAAATCTTTGACATAATTATGTGCCTGAAAGACTCAGCTGCTGGTCATGATGAGGTCAGATCTAACTTAATTATGAAAACTAGACATTCAATTGCTAAGCCTTTGACCCATATTTTCACCAAATCTCTAGAAACTGGAATAATACCCAATGACCTCAAAATTGCCAATTGGCCCACCTAGATGGTGCTTTCAGCATAAGTGCTTACAAGATGAAGAATTTTGTAAAGTACATAGGAAAACAAATAGAGTAGTTCTTCAAAACTAACACTACACAGACAACAGCATGTATAAGGTGGGAAGCATTTAAAGCCTTTCTCGGAGGACATATAATAAGCTATACGGGTTCAAAGTCAAAAAAAGGCACAAGAAGAGAGattacatttggcaaaaaaaaatgaaaactcttCAAGAAAAAgtttatgaaaaaaacaactctCAACTGGAAAAAGAATTACTAATTTTGAGGTCTGAATATGACAAACAATCTGCTTTTAGAGCCGCATCTAGTCTTCTAAGATTAAAACAGTCATTCTATGAACAAGGTGATACATCTGGAAAACTATTAGCATGGCAAATAAAACAATTAGAGACCAGAACAGCTATTACAACAATAACATCCAACGGGAATGTTGTGGTGAACCCTACAGAAATAAATGATGCTTTCAGAGATTATTATTAAAAGATTATATGGTACAACTAACTCTATTAATGTACAAAATAGATTTTTAGATGGATTACCTATTCCTTGTACCCCAGATGAATATAAACAAGATTTAAATACAGATATTACCAAAGAAGAAATC
Coding sequences within it:
- the LOC133440379 gene encoding histone-lysine N-methyltransferase PRDM9-like: MKRKDVEVDVSLVNVADVKVENGEPGPNCGQLLLHTSPEAQNKDEEGTESLRSDSSKTADPEPMRRHGDHEDAAVPSDSNCKSNLDRTHTGKKAFSFSTCREDFSKSCNLMDHMKIHTGERPYLCNTCDKTFTTLSNLKRHIYTHTGENPYICKTCGKSYRQRSHLVGHSRTHTGEKPYLCNTCGKSFGHASLLKNHIYTHTGEKPYICKTCGKSYRLRSTLVVHSRTHTGERPYQCNTCGKTFTESSALKRHITTHTGDNLYLCKTCNKGFSRRIDLLRHMKNHPEEKSGDS